Proteins found in one Egibacteraceae bacterium genomic segment:
- a CDS encoding FAD-binding protein has product MLARRIRAGDRRSYDVVVLGAGVAGLVTALDLLDLAPGLSVAIIDKGALGTSGSTALAQGGLAAAVGPEDSPARHTADTLAVGDGLADPRAAAVLAGEAPARVQDLIARGAVFDRDGSGAFALAREGGQAVARSVRAADATGAAIFAALRDQATGRVERLQGTACALAVGGRPERVHGAWLLVDDREADASGPAQEAGLVLVEGRAVVLATGGCGGLYAATTNRADATADGVALAGAAGAALVDMEFVQFHPTGLRTEGMRRLLLTEALRGAGAVLVDAHGQRFLPDYHEDAELAPRHVVTRAILEQPGGAWLDASHLPPATLAADFPTVLAGARAHGYDLTTQPVPVEPCQHYMVGGVATDLWARTSLPGLWAAGEVASTGVHGANRMAGNSLAQSCVFGHRAARSVVRDLDAALPRAPDPHPPAPGDAPAGDVVSALRLEVRQAMTAGAGPLRTAGSLDVAAKALGDAAAAAGPATPALRRDTVELAHVLAVSRLIVRSARLRTESRGVHWREDAPGHGRGWDGVRLQVRLI; this is encoded by the coding sequence ATGCTAGCGCGGCGCATTCGAGCTGGAGACCGGCGCTCCTACGACGTCGTGGTGCTCGGGGCGGGCGTCGCCGGCCTGGTCACGGCGCTGGACCTGCTCGATCTGGCCCCCGGCCTGTCGGTCGCGATCATCGACAAGGGCGCCCTCGGGACCTCGGGATCCACCGCGCTGGCGCAGGGCGGACTGGCCGCCGCCGTGGGGCCGGAGGACTCGCCGGCCCGCCACACCGCCGACACGCTGGCCGTCGGCGACGGCCTCGCCGACCCCCGCGCCGCAGCGGTCCTCGCGGGCGAGGCCCCCGCACGGGTGCAGGACCTCATCGCCCGCGGCGCCGTCTTCGACCGCGACGGCTCCGGGGCCTTCGCGCTCGCCCGGGAGGGGGGCCAGGCGGTCGCCCGCAGCGTGCGGGCCGCGGACGCCACCGGTGCAGCGATCTTCGCGGCGCTGCGCGACCAGGCGACCGGCCGGGTGGAGCGCCTGCAGGGGACGGCCTGCGCGCTCGCGGTCGGGGGGCGCCCGGAGCGTGTGCACGGTGCGTGGCTGCTCGTCGACGACCGGGAGGCCGACGCCAGCGGACCCGCGCAGGAGGCCGGGCTCGTCCTGGTGGAGGGGCGGGCGGTGGTGCTGGCTACCGGCGGCTGCGGGGGCCTGTACGCCGCGACCACCAACCGCGCCGACGCCACCGCGGACGGCGTGGCACTGGCGGGCGCCGCCGGCGCGGCCCTGGTGGACATGGAGTTCGTGCAGTTCCACCCCACCGGCCTGCGGACCGAGGGGATGCGGCGGCTGCTCCTCACCGAGGCCCTGCGGGGGGCCGGAGCCGTCCTCGTCGACGCGCACGGCCAGCGGTTCCTGCCCGACTACCATGAGGACGCCGAGCTGGCACCCCGGCATGTGGTCACCCGGGCCATCCTCGAGCAGCCGGGGGGCGCCTGGCTGGACGCGAGCCACCTACCGCCCGCGACGCTGGCGGCCGATTTCCCCACCGTGCTGGCCGGGGCCCGCGCCCATGGCTACGACCTCACGACCCAGCCGGTGCCCGTGGAGCCCTGCCAGCACTACATGGTCGGTGGCGTGGCGACCGACCTGTGGGCACGCACCTCGCTCCCCGGCCTGTGGGCCGCCGGCGAGGTCGCGTCCACAGGGGTGCACGGGGCCAACCGCATGGCCGGCAACTCGCTGGCCCAGTCCTGCGTCTTCGGGCATCGGGCCGCGCGCTCGGTGGTGCGCGACCTGGACGCGGCGCTGCCCCGCGCGCCCGATCCGCACCCACCGGCGCCGGGGGACGCACCGGCGGGCGACGTGGTGTCGGCCCTGCGCCTGGAGGTGCGCCAGGCGATGACCGCGGGTGCGGGGCCGCTGCGCACGGCCGGTTCCCTCGACGTGGCCGCCAAGGCCTTGGGCGACGCGGCCGCTGCCGCGGGGCCGGCGACCCCCGCCCTGCGGCGCGACACCGTCGAGCTCGCGCACGTGCTGGCCGTGAGCCGCCTGATCGTGCGCAGCGCCCGTCTGCGGACGGAATCGCGCGGCGTGCACTGGCGAGAGGACGCGCCGGGCCACGGGCGCGGGTGGGACGGCGTCCGGCTGCAGGTCCGCCTCATCTGA
- the panB gene encoding 3-methyl-2-oxobutanoate hydroxymethyltransferase, with amino-acid sequence MTAAGPVNLVVADATNRAGRRKWWWRMQPDPRPLSPRDVVAFKERGERFVMLTAYDYPSARILDAAGVPVLLVGDSVGDNVLGYPSTVPVTMADMIHHTRAVRQGTQRAVVVADLPFMSYQVSVEDGLRNAGRLLQEGGAAAVKVEGGARVVDLATRLVQIGIPVMGHLGLTPQSVHQMGHRVQGRTAAAADTIVADAQALADAGVFAIVLEAVPADLARRVTEAVAVPTIGIGAGPHTDAQVMVLHDLLGLSTGHRPRFVKPYADLRATITDAVKSYQAEVVAGEYPATEHTYG; translated from the coding sequence ATGACAGCCGCTGGACCCGTCAACCTCGTCGTGGCCGACGCGACGAATCGGGCCGGCAGGCGGAAATGGTGGTGGCGCATGCAACCAGACCCCCGACCGCTGTCCCCTCGGGACGTGGTGGCCTTCAAGGAACGCGGTGAGCGCTTCGTCATGCTCACGGCCTATGACTACCCGTCCGCGCGGATCCTCGACGCGGCCGGGGTGCCGGTGCTGCTCGTGGGGGACTCCGTCGGGGACAACGTCCTCGGCTATCCCTCCACCGTGCCGGTCACGATGGCGGACATGATCCACCACACCAGGGCGGTGCGACAGGGCACGCAGCGCGCGGTGGTGGTCGCCGACCTGCCGTTCATGAGCTACCAGGTGTCGGTGGAGGACGGTCTCCGCAACGCCGGGCGCCTCCTGCAGGAGGGCGGGGCCGCGGCCGTGAAGGTCGAGGGCGGCGCGCGCGTCGTGGACCTCGCCACCCGCCTGGTGCAGATCGGCATCCCCGTCATGGGCCACCTCGGCCTCACCCCCCAGAGCGTGCACCAGATGGGCCACCGCGTGCAGGGCCGAACGGCCGCTGCCGCGGACACGATCGTCGCCGACGCCCAGGCGCTCGCCGACGCCGGCGTGTTCGCCATCGTGCTCGAAGCCGTCCCCGCGGACCTGGCCCGCCGGGTGACCGAGGCGGTCGCGGTGCCGACCATCGGCATCGGCGCGGGTCCCCACACCGACGCCCAGGTGATGGTGCTCCACGATCTGCTCGGCCTGTCGACAGGGCACCGGCCCCGCTTCGTCAAGCCCTACGCCGACCTGCGCGCCACGATCACCGACGCGGTCAAGAGCTACCAGGCCGAGGTCGTCGCCGGCGAGTACCCGGCCACCGAGCACACCTACGGCTGA
- a CDS encoding TIGR03557 family F420-dependent LLM class oxidoreductase: MRFAWLCSHESYQPETLVEHAVAAEHAGFDMVTGADHFHPWVDDRSAASSVWAWFGAVAQATDRVELATSVTCPLFHYHPALIAQMAATVDRLSGGRFSLGVGTGENINEGPLGYDFPGYAERSARMDEALRIIRGLFDGDKLDFEGRHYRTDKAKLYSPPAHRVPIWMAAGGPKSASLAGRLADGVITSVKDPAETLERVIDPYHRAAGERGAPSAVLATRWCVLAGDEDEAWQALAPMRGLRAPGRLEAVDPMVLRQRADRMDRAEILAQYTIVADADELFAAYRPLVTEVGADAVAIQVASTDPLRAIALVGEEVLPRLRAQAPP; the protein is encoded by the coding sequence ATGCGGTTCGCCTGGCTCTGCAGCCACGAGTCCTACCAGCCCGAGACCCTCGTCGAGCATGCCGTGGCCGCCGAACACGCCGGTTTCGACATGGTGACGGGCGCCGACCACTTCCACCCGTGGGTCGACGACCGGTCCGCGGCGAGCTCCGTGTGGGCCTGGTTCGGCGCGGTGGCACAGGCCACCGACCGGGTTGAGCTGGCCACGAGCGTGACCTGCCCGCTGTTCCACTACCACCCTGCCCTGATCGCGCAGATGGCGGCGACGGTCGACCGCCTCTCCGGGGGCCGGTTCAGCCTCGGCGTCGGCACGGGGGAGAACATCAACGAGGGCCCGCTCGGCTACGACTTCCCCGGCTACGCGGAGCGCAGCGCGCGGATGGACGAGGCGCTGCGGATCATCCGCGGCCTGTTCGACGGGGACAAGCTCGACTTCGAGGGGCGCCACTACCGCACCGACAAGGCCAAGCTCTACAGCCCGCCCGCCCACCGGGTGCCGATCTGGATGGCCGCGGGCGGGCCGAAGTCCGCCAGCCTCGCGGGTCGTCTCGCCGACGGCGTCATCACCAGCGTGAAGGATCCCGCCGAGACGCTCGAGCGGGTGATCGACCCCTATCACCGCGCGGCGGGGGAGCGGGGGGCGCCGAGCGCCGTCCTGGCCACCCGCTGGTGCGTGCTCGCCGGCGACGAGGACGAGGCGTGGCAGGCGCTGGCACCGATGCGCGGCCTGCGCGCCCCCGGCCGCCTGGAGGCGGTCGACCCCATGGTCCTGCGCCAGCGTGCGGACCGCATGGACCGGGCCGAGATCCTCGCCCAGTACACGATCGTGGCCGACGCCGACGAGCTGTTCGCCGCGTACCGGCCGCTGGTCACCGAGGTCGGCGCTGACGCCGTCGCGATCCAGGTCGCCAGCACCGACCCGCTGCGCGCCATCGCGCTCGTCGGGGAGGAGGTCCTGCCGCGGCTGCGGGCGCAGGCGCCCCCGTGA
- the pgl gene encoding 6-phosphogluconolactonase, which translates to MRGELRVVPDVAEAFGSLVDDAAPATVAFSGGHTARACYERLATASRVDWSRVEVLFGDERWVPVDHEGSNEGLARRALLDRVAVRAVHSVRGAGPTIAAAAAAYDALVEALDGIDLIHLGLGADGHTASLFPGSAALEVTDRFVVPTSHVDFERVTFTRAAIATGRLVVVTVAGEGKREALQRVIDGDTTAPAARVDADAVIWLVDPAAAGRAADG; encoded by the coding sequence GTGAGGGGCGAGCTGCGCGTGGTCCCCGACGTCGCCGAGGCCTTCGGGAGCCTCGTGGACGACGCGGCCCCCGCCACCGTGGCCTTCAGCGGCGGCCACACTGCCCGGGCCTGCTACGAGCGGCTGGCCACGGCGTCACGGGTGGACTGGTCGCGCGTCGAGGTGCTCTTCGGCGACGAGCGATGGGTGCCGGTCGACCACGAGGGATCGAACGAGGGCCTGGCCCGCCGCGCCCTGCTGGACCGCGTGGCCGTGCGGGCGGTCCACTCGGTGCGCGGTGCCGGGCCGACGATCGCGGCGGCCGCGGCGGCCTACGACGCGCTGGTGGAAGCCCTCGACGGCATCGACCTCATCCACCTGGGGCTCGGCGCCGACGGGCACACCGCCTCCCTGTTCCCGGGTTCTGCCGCCCTGGAGGTGACCGACCGGTTCGTGGTGCCCACCAGCCACGTCGACTTCGAGCGCGTGACCTTCACCCGCGCGGCTATCGCGACCGGGCGGCTGGTCGTGGTCACCGTCGCCGGCGAGGGCAAGCGGGAGGCGCTGCAGCGGGTGATCGACGGCGACACCACCGCCCCGGCCGCGCGCGTCGACGCCGACGCCGTGATCTGGCTGGTGGACCCGGCCGCCGCGGGTCGAGCCGCTGACGGGTGA
- a CDS encoding bifunctional FO biosynthesis protein CofGH — translation MHGATDVVARPAESGYTRGVGDTGTPDSAGGTHGRPGDADRRPSGLRRALARADAGKTLSVDEATWLLGARGPALAALMAMAARVRDGARPDRVTYSRKVFIPLTHLCRDTCGYCTFAWPPKGDLPAYLSPEQVLDIARAGQAAGCKEALFTLGDKPEDRYPAARRWLAERGYESTLEYLRAVAITVLEGTGLIPHLNPGVMTWSQMASLKQVSGSMGIMLESASRRLLERGQAHWHAPDKDPARRLRTIEDAGRLSIPFTSGILVGIGETLRERAEALFALRASAARYGHLQEVIVQNFRPKPDTAMRDHPTPARDELLAAVAVARLLLPTRVHLQAPPNLSPRWQGDLVAAGIDDWGGVSPVTPDHVNPEYAWPALEALEASTAAAGKTLAERLCVYPEFVRQPDPWLAGRMRGPVTALADPDGFAVPGRPGGQPWQDPERTAVTAAGDDRRWRNAVAGQGVTGVRRDTTLRDDAAAVYGDTDLIAAETLRRRPAGPPDPAPAVARSRVRPEIAAILRRAEGGTAPDEAEALALFETSGAERDALVATADTVRAERVGDVVTYVVNRNINFTNICYTGCRFCAFAQRRDDADAYTLSLGQIADRAAEAWELGATEVCMQGGIHPDLGGEYYFAVLRAVRERVADLHIHAFSPMEVVNGATRLGVSVREWLAQARAAGLDTIPGTAAEILDDDVRWVLTKGKLPADAWIEVVTTAHALGIRSSSTMMYGHVDEPRHWAAHLHLLRRLQQANRDAGVAGFTEFVPLPFIHTQAPIYLAGVARAGPTWDETLKVHAVARLVLQGVIDNVQLSWVKVGLDGAQQLLAAGCNDLGGTLMEETISRMAGADHGVAQDPETLRHIAELAGRIPAERTTDYGRIEPGGIRYRLPDPRVVT, via the coding sequence GTGCACGGCGCCACCGACGTCGTGGCGCGTCCGGCCGAGAGCGGCTATACCCGGGGCGTGGGCGACACCGGAACCCCCGACAGCGCAGGCGGGACGCACGGGCGTCCCGGGGACGCCGACCGCCGACCGTCGGGCCTGCGCCGGGCGCTGGCGCGGGCCGACGCCGGCAAGACCCTGTCGGTGGACGAGGCGACGTGGCTGCTGGGGGCCCGTGGTCCCGCCCTGGCCGCGCTGATGGCGATGGCCGCCCGGGTGCGCGACGGGGCCCGCCCCGATCGGGTCACCTACAGCCGCAAGGTGTTCATCCCGCTGACCCACCTGTGCCGGGACACCTGCGGGTACTGCACGTTCGCGTGGCCGCCCAAAGGCGACCTGCCGGCCTACCTGTCACCCGAGCAGGTGCTCGACATCGCGCGCGCGGGCCAGGCGGCGGGTTGCAAGGAGGCGCTGTTCACCCTCGGCGACAAGCCGGAGGACCGCTACCCGGCCGCCCGTCGCTGGCTGGCGGAGCGGGGGTATGAGTCCACGCTGGAGTACCTGCGCGCCGTGGCCATCACCGTCCTGGAGGGCACCGGCCTCATCCCCCACCTGAACCCGGGTGTGATGACCTGGTCGCAGATGGCGAGCCTGAAGCAGGTCTCGGGCTCGATGGGCATCATGCTCGAATCGGCGAGCCGCCGGCTGCTGGAGCGGGGCCAGGCGCACTGGCACGCCCCTGACAAGGACCCGGCCCGGCGGCTGCGCACCATCGAGGACGCCGGGCGCCTGTCCATCCCCTTCACCTCGGGGATCCTGGTCGGCATCGGCGAGACGCTGCGGGAGCGCGCCGAGGCGCTGTTCGCCCTGCGGGCCTCGGCCGCGCGCTACGGCCACCTGCAGGAGGTGATCGTGCAGAACTTCCGGCCAAAGCCCGACACGGCCATGCGTGATCACCCCACGCCCGCACGGGACGAGCTGCTGGCCGCCGTCGCGGTGGCCCGCCTCCTGCTACCGACGCGGGTGCACCTGCAGGCACCGCCGAACCTGTCCCCGCGGTGGCAGGGCGACCTGGTCGCCGCCGGCATCGACGACTGGGGCGGGGTCTCACCGGTCACCCCCGACCACGTCAATCCCGAGTACGCCTGGCCCGCGCTGGAGGCCCTGGAGGCGTCCACCGCCGCGGCGGGCAAGACCCTGGCCGAACGGCTGTGCGTCTACCCCGAGTTCGTCCGCCAGCCCGACCCGTGGCTCGCCGGGCGTATGCGGGGCCCCGTCACGGCGCTCGCCGATCCCGACGGGTTCGCCGTGCCCGGCCGTCCCGGTGGGCAGCCGTGGCAGGACCCCGAGCGCACCGCTGTCACCGCCGCAGGCGACGACCGGCGCTGGCGCAACGCCGTGGCCGGGCAGGGCGTGACGGGCGTGCGGCGCGACACGACGCTGCGCGACGACGCCGCGGCGGTCTACGGCGACACCGACCTCATCGCCGCAGAGACCCTGCGCCGGCGCCCCGCGGGCCCCCCCGACCCGGCCCCGGCCGTCGCCCGCAGCCGCGTGCGCCCCGAGATCGCCGCGATCCTGCGCCGTGCGGAGGGCGGCACGGCCCCGGACGAGGCCGAGGCGCTGGCGCTGTTCGAGACGTCCGGCGCGGAGCGCGACGCGCTCGTGGCCACCGCGGACACCGTGCGCGCCGAGCGGGTCGGCGACGTCGTGACCTACGTGGTCAACCGCAACATCAACTTCACCAACATCTGCTACACGGGGTGCCGCTTCTGCGCGTTCGCGCAACGGCGTGACGACGCCGACGCCTACACGCTGTCGCTGGGCCAGATCGCCGACCGTGCCGCGGAGGCCTGGGAGCTGGGCGCCACCGAGGTGTGCATGCAGGGCGGCATCCATCCCGACCTCGGCGGCGAGTACTACTTCGCTGTGCTGCGGGCCGTCCGGGAGCGCGTGGCCGACCTGCACATCCACGCCTTCTCGCCGATGGAGGTCGTCAACGGCGCCACGCGCCTGGGTGTCAGCGTACGGGAGTGGCTCGCGCAGGCCCGGGCGGCGGGGCTGGACACGATCCCCGGCACCGCCGCGGAGATCCTCGACGACGATGTCCGCTGGGTGCTCACCAAGGGCAAGCTCCCGGCCGACGCCTGGATCGAGGTGGTCACCACGGCGCACGCCCTCGGCATCCGCTCGTCGTCGACGATGATGTACGGCCACGTGGACGAGCCGCGGCACTGGGCGGCGCACCTGCACCTGCTGCGCCGTCTGCAGCAGGCCAACCGCGACGCCGGTGTCGCGGGCTTCACCGAGTTCGTCCCGCTGCCGTTCATCCACACCCAGGCGCCGATCTACCTCGCCGGCGTCGCCCGTGCGGGGCCCACCTGGGACGAGACGCTGAAGGTGCACGCCGTCGCCCGCCTGGTCTTGCAGGGGGTGATCGACAACGTCCAGCTGTCGTGGGTCAAGGTCGGCCTCGACGGCGCGCAGCAGCTCCTGGCGGCCGGCTGCAACGACCTCGGCGGCACCCTGATGGAGGAGACGATCAGCCGCATGGCCGGCGCCGACCATGGCGTGGCCCAGGACCCCGAGACCCTGCGCCACATCGCCGAGCTCGCCGGTCGCATCCCCGCCGAGCGCACCACCGACTACGGCCGCATCGAGCCCGGCGGCATCCGCTACCGGCTCCCAGACCCCCGGGTGGTCACCTGA
- a CDS encoding cob(I)yrinic acid a,c-diamide adenosyltransferase: MKVYTRRGDDGTTGLLYGGRVDKDDLRTDAYGTVDEAVSALGLARAELGVDGVWHDAILRVQRELFVVGAQLATATEHWSQLSDGVSRVTPGMTTRLEAAIDELTAAYPLPQEFTVPGGRREGAAIDLARTIIRRAERLTVRMRRAELLPDDVILHYLNRVSDYLFVLARAVEGGQHTPTR, from the coding sequence ATGAAGGTGTACACCCGGCGCGGTGACGACGGCACGACCGGCCTGTTGTACGGGGGTCGGGTGGACAAGGACGACCTGCGCACCGACGCCTACGGCACCGTCGACGAAGCGGTCTCGGCGCTCGGGCTGGCGCGCGCCGAGCTCGGGGTCGACGGCGTCTGGCACGACGCGATCCTGCGCGTCCAGCGGGAGCTCTTCGTCGTCGGGGCGCAGCTGGCGACGGCCACGGAGCACTGGTCGCAGCTGTCCGACGGCGTCTCCCGCGTCACGCCGGGCATGACCACCCGGCTCGAGGCCGCGATCGACGAGCTCACGGCCGCCTACCCCCTGCCCCAGGAGTTCACCGTGCCGGGGGGGCGGCGGGAAGGCGCGGCGATCGACCTCGCCCGCACGATCATCCGCCGCGCCGAGCGCCTGACCGTGCGCATGCGCCGGGCCGAGCTGCTGCCCGACGACGTGATCCTGCACTACCTCAACCGCGTGTCCGACTACCTGTTCGTGCTCGCCCGGGCCGTCGAGGGTGGCCAGCACACCCCGACCCGGTAG
- a CDS encoding anthranilate synthase component I family protein → MGAQPAGQVRIGVEQLDAPADPFALAGVPGVRFPQVHTVRGWRVVLGDPVAVLRDPVALDDIGRGCDWRGERDAGAPPFTGGAAGFLSDACSAGFVDLATGDTRPAFAPLPAMRLGLYDGAVCIPPGGQASLLVAAALPGVVRTSVADRLDELRRWVSASRSVPADVDAGAPAPTDAALSLTRPAHAAAVRRILGWIAAGDLYQLNLTLQVAVGWAGGGLALARRLEAASPGAAHAAYVRLPGGAEIVSVSPETFLRTDGDRVTTRPIKGTRPRHDDPSRDAAAARALQESVKDQAEHVMIVDLERNDLGRVSVPGTVRVPELAGLEGHPTVWHLTSTVVGRLRDEVGLGGLLRATFPSGSVTGAPKRMAVERTRLVEPVRRGVYCGALGVVSRGLVDLSVGIRTAVVAGPVASYGTGGAIVADSDPGEEFAEAMVKAAAFLRVTNGRIGSPGRDGGDSAS, encoded by the coding sequence GTGGGTGCGCAGCCAGCCGGGCAGGTCCGCATCGGGGTGGAGCAGCTGGACGCCCCCGCGGACCCCTTCGCGCTCGCCGGCGTACCCGGGGTGCGCTTCCCGCAGGTGCACACCGTTCGGGGATGGCGGGTGGTGCTGGGCGACCCCGTGGCCGTCCTGCGTGACCCGGTCGCCCTCGACGACATCGGCCGCGGGTGCGACTGGCGCGGCGAGCGCGACGCGGGCGCTCCGCCCTTCACGGGTGGTGCCGCAGGGTTCCTGTCCGACGCCTGCTCGGCGGGCTTCGTCGACCTGGCGACCGGCGACACCAGGCCGGCGTTCGCCCCGCTGCCGGCGATGCGCCTCGGTCTGTACGACGGCGCCGTCTGCATCCCCCCCGGCGGGCAGGCGTCCCTGCTGGTCGCGGCGGCGCTTCCCGGCGTGGTCCGGACGTCCGTGGCCGACCGTCTGGACGAGCTGCGGCGGTGGGTCAGCGCGAGCCGGTCCGTGCCGGCAGACGTCGACGCCGGTGCGCCGGCGCCGACGGACGCCGCGCTGTCGCTGACGCGGCCCGCGCACGCGGCGGCGGTGCGGCGCATCCTCGGGTGGATCGCCGCCGGCGACCTCTACCAGCTGAACCTGACGCTGCAGGTGGCGGTCGGTTGGGCCGGCGGGGGACTGGCGCTCGCCCGCCGGCTGGAGGCGGCGTCGCCGGGGGCTGCGCATGCCGCCTACGTCCGGCTGCCGGGCGGGGCGGAGATCGTGTCGGTGTCACCGGAGACCTTCCTGCGCACCGACGGCGATCGGGTGACCACCCGCCCCATCAAGGGCACCCGCCCGCGCCACGACGACCCATCCCGGGACGCGGCGGCGGCGCGGGCGCTCCAGGAGAGCGTGAAGGACCAGGCCGAGCACGTCATGATCGTCGACCTCGAGCGCAACGACCTCGGCCGCGTGAGCGTCCCCGGAACCGTGCGGGTGCCCGAGCTCGCCGGGCTGGAGGGCCATCCCACCGTGTGGCACCTCACCTCGACGGTCGTGGGGCGGCTGCGCGACGAGGTCGGCCTCGGTGGGCTGCTGCGCGCGACGTTCCCGTCGGGGTCGGTCACCGGGGCCCCCAAGCGCATGGCGGTGGAGCGGACCCGCCTCGTCGAGCCCGTCCGCCGGGGCGTGTACTGCGGGGCGCTCGGCGTGGTGTCGCGCGGTCTGGTCGACCTCTCGGTGGGCATCCGCACCGCGGTGGTGGCGGGCCCGGTGGCCAGCTACGGGACCGGCGGCGCGATCGTGGCGGACTCCGACCCCGGCGAGGAGTTCGCCGAGGCCATGGTGAAGGCAGCGGCGTTCCTGCGGGTCACGAACGGTCGGATCGGGTCGCCCGGGCGAGACGGGGGCGACAGCGCGTCGTAG
- the ftsH gene encoding ATP-dependent zinc metalloprotease FtsH, translating into MDRIKRFRLLAFLLLLLLLVMLFSGFGTDDAISYSEFRTAVDDGRVETVTFTGEAIQGEFADGEAFTSQLPTSTVIGQQGIEDFLVEHDVTIDAQPDTESPWFLLIWLLPALIIVGFFVWMNRQARGQMGGLSQIGKSQAKVHKPHEPTTRFDDVAGYQEVKQEVEEVVSFLREPDRFRKAGAEVPKGMLLVGPPGTGKTLIARAVAGEAGVPFISVTGSDFMEMFVGVGASRVRDLFKTAKQNAPCIIFIDELDSIGRKRGAGLGGGHDEREQTLNQMLGEIDGFEGSEGVVIMAATNRPDVLDPALQRPGRFDRQIVVPLPTLGERIEILGVHTKGKPIGDDVDLRTLARGTPGMSGADLKNLINEAALIAVRDGSDVIRMRDVEQARERQTIGRERASLTLSEEEKRAVAYHEGGHALAAFLEEEADPVYKVTVLPVGMALGVTTQLPIDERHIYMRSYLDAKIKVMLGGRAAEMVFLGQPTTGGQHDLVQATKLARAIVKEFGMSEVLGPVGYGDQQQVFLGEELARGHEYSEKTAETVDGEVQRILTTALDEVCARFAELRPGLDAMAEALVERESLTGEEALEAVRGALDAEQRHLLRGRASVTETAESVQDAIHEDGQRDRDQAGVGSG; encoded by the coding sequence GTGGACCGCATCAAGCGCTTCCGACTGCTGGCCTTCCTGCTGCTCCTCCTGCTGCTGGTCATGCTGTTCTCGGGGTTCGGCACGGACGACGCCATCTCCTACAGCGAGTTCCGCACGGCGGTGGACGACGGACGCGTCGAGACCGTCACGTTCACCGGGGAGGCGATCCAAGGCGAGTTCGCCGACGGTGAGGCGTTCACGTCGCAACTGCCGACCAGCACGGTCATCGGCCAGCAGGGCATCGAGGACTTCCTGGTCGAGCACGACGTCACGATCGACGCACAGCCGGACACCGAGAGCCCGTGGTTCCTGCTGATCTGGCTGCTACCGGCGCTGATCATCGTCGGGTTCTTCGTGTGGATGAACCGCCAGGCCCGCGGACAGATGGGCGGGCTGTCCCAGATCGGCAAGTCGCAGGCCAAGGTGCACAAGCCGCACGAGCCCACCACCCGCTTCGACGACGTCGCCGGCTACCAGGAGGTCAAGCAGGAGGTCGAGGAGGTCGTCAGCTTCCTGCGCGAGCCCGACCGCTTCCGCAAGGCCGGCGCCGAGGTGCCCAAGGGCATGCTACTGGTGGGCCCGCCCGGCACCGGCAAGACCCTGATCGCCCGCGCGGTCGCCGGGGAGGCGGGGGTGCCGTTCATCTCGGTCACCGGCTCGGACTTCATGGAGATGTTCGTGGGGGTCGGGGCGTCGCGCGTGCGCGACCTGTTCAAGACCGCCAAGCAGAACGCGCCGTGCATCATCTTCATCGACGAGCTCGACTCGATCGGGCGCAAGCGTGGCGCCGGCCTCGGCGGCGGCCACGACGAGCGCGAGCAGACCCTGAACCAGATGCTCGGCGAGATCGACGGGTTCGAGGGGTCGGAGGGCGTCGTCATCATGGCGGCGACCAACCGTCCCGACGTGCTCGACCCGGCGTTGCAGCGTCCGGGCCGGTTCGACCGGCAGATCGTGGTCCCGCTGCCCACGCTCGGCGAGCGCATCGAGATCCTCGGCGTGCACACCAAGGGCAAGCCCATCGGCGATGACGTCGACCTCAGGACGCTCGCCCGCGGCACGCCCGGCATGAGCGGCGCGGACCTGAAGAACCTCATCAACGAGGCCGCGCTCATCGCCGTTCGCGACGGCTCGGACGTCATCCGCATGCGCGACGTGGAGCAGGCCCGCGAGCGCCAGACCATCGGCCGCGAGCGGGCGAGCCTCACCCTCAGCGAGGAGGAGAAGCGGGCGGTGGCCTACCACGAGGGCGGGCACGCCCTCGCCGCGTTCCTCGAGGAGGAGGCCGACCCCGTCTACAAGGTGACCGTGCTGCCGGTGGGCATGGCGCTGGGGGTCACCACCCAGCTGCCCATCGACGAACGCCACATCTACATGCGCAGCTACCTCGACGCGAAGATCAAGGTCATGCTCGGCGGCCGCGCGGCGGAGATGGTGTTCCTCGGCCAGCCCACCACCGGCGGCCAGCACGACCTCGTGCAGGCCACCAAGCTCGCGCGCGCCATCGTCAAGGAGTTCGGGATGAGCGAGGTGCTCGGCCCGGTGGGCTACGGGGACCAGCAGCAGGTCTTCCTCGGCGAGGAGCTCGCCCGCGGCCACGAGTACTCCGAGAAGACCGCCGAGACCGTCGACGGCGAGGTGCAGCGCATCCTGACGACCGCGCTGGACGAGGTCTGCGCGCGCTTCGCCGAGCTGCGTCCGGGCCTGGACGCGATGGCCGAGGCGCTGGTGGAGCGGGAGTCGCTCACCGGCGAGGAGGCGCTGGAGGCCGTGCGCGGCGCGCTGGACGCCGAGCAGCGCCACCTGCTGCGGGGCCGCGCCAGCGTCACCGAGACCGCCGAGTCGGTGCAGGATGCCATCCACGAGGACGGCCAGCGCGACCGCGACCAGGCCGGTGTCGGCTCGGGCTGA